One Halovivax ruber XH-70 genomic region harbors:
- a CDS encoding HAD family hydrolase — protein sequence MSAYDAVCFDLDRTLCVSTQDSAAVLERAFDRVGCEPFCTHTELEALVPRVPSAYTDQTFHENLFGLAAAEAGRDETVATDLTEAYLDAYDPTAVRFRDGAKRIIAHAREATDAVGLITNGSPSTQRPKLETLGIADAFDVSVFVDPDAGVPPKPDPTPFERALDGLGTRPDRTVHVGDAAYADVAGANAVGMDSAWLPGDATDRRSRDPTHEPTYELSSLASLADVL from the coding sequence ATGTCTGCGTACGACGCGGTCTGTTTCGATCTCGATCGAACCCTGTGTGTCTCGACGCAGGATTCGGCGGCCGTCCTCGAGCGAGCGTTCGATCGAGTCGGCTGTGAACCCTTCTGTACGCACACGGAGCTAGAGGCACTGGTCCCGCGCGTTCCGTCGGCGTATACGGATCAGACGTTCCACGAGAACCTCTTCGGACTCGCCGCCGCCGAGGCGGGACGGGACGAGACGGTCGCGACCGACCTGACCGAGGCGTACCTGGACGCGTACGACCCGACCGCGGTCCGCTTTCGGGACGGTGCAAAACGTATCATCGCCCACGCGCGTGAGGCGACCGACGCGGTCGGGCTGATCACGAACGGCAGTCCGTCGACGCAGCGCCCGAAGCTCGAAACGCTCGGCATCGCCGACGCGTTCGACGTCTCCGTGTTCGTCGATCCCGACGCTGGGGTCCCGCCGAAGCCGGATCCCACGCCGTTCGAACGGGCGCTCGACGGACTCGGAACGCGACCCGATCGGACGGTCCACGTCGGCGACGCCGCCTACGCCGACGTCGCGGGTGCGAACGCCGTCGGGATGGACTCGGCCTGGCTCCCCGGTGACGCCACCGATCGTCGATCACGAGACCCGACGCACGAACCCACTTACGAACTCTCGTCGCTCGCCTCGCTCGCGGACGTGCTCTGA
- a CDS encoding SprT family zinc-dependent metalloprotease, with amino-acid sequence MPRTAPTDEEILAHARVHARSVADDIGVDLDALSWAISARAKRRAGACRWDATSEEATIVLSRRAYDAFDRAAFESIVRHELIHAWEYQRFGDSDHGPRFRKRAQEFDVPVHCESFTEPRYRLRCARTDCDWTLDRHRASKPVKAPGRYHCGRCGGSLRVEHVESGRTWESASGYGGARTALGDDW; translated from the coding sequence GTGCCGCGGACTGCGCCAACCGACGAGGAGATCCTCGCCCACGCTCGCGTCCACGCCCGATCGGTCGCCGACGATATCGGCGTCGATCTCGACGCGCTCTCCTGGGCGATCTCCGCGCGGGCGAAACGACGCGCCGGCGCGTGTCGCTGGGACGCGACGAGCGAGGAAGCGACGATCGTCCTCTCGCGACGCGCCTACGACGCCTTCGACCGTGCGGCTTTCGAGTCGATCGTCCGCCACGAACTCATTCACGCCTGGGAGTACCAGCGATTCGGCGACTCCGATCACGGACCGCGCTTTCGCAAACGGGCCCAGGAGTTCGACGTGCCTGTCCACTGCGAGTCGTTTACGGAACCGCGGTATCGCCTCCGGTGTGCGCGAACTGACTGCGACTGGACACTGGACCGGCACCGGGCGTCGAAACCGGTCAAAGCCCCCGGGCGCTATCACTGCGGCAGGTGCGGCGGCTCGCTCCGCGTCGAACACGTCGAGAGCGGGCGCACCTGGGAGTCGGCGAGCGGCTACGGTGGTGCCAGAACAGCCCTCGGCGACGACTGGTAG
- a CDS encoding phosphorylase family protein — translation MATDRPTPEPLDSAASIAPAVLVLPAVAFDPPFDERELWLERLPIETAYEIPGADGPLYVTADTRVAVTTTGLGKAPAATTVAALWGAGGLDLSETYWLSAGIAGSAPARAALGSVVVADAILDWDRKHRWDPTELGPPTEGDNVNDPSPARDADRSAVEQLAYLPEDALFDVEPALVELARDAASDVALTTDRGVRDYQETYPDAPASAPAVDVGPTVTSDEFWHGTGVAREVDSLAAAYGIDPYVTTQMEDAATATALGRFDAADRYLSLRAVANYDRPAPGETVHDSFEGTTDSVALARENVVRVGLAVVDRLCELAARTRSGD, via the coding sequence ATGGCTACTGACCGTCCGACGCCCGAGCCGCTCGACAGCGCGGCGTCGATCGCTCCGGCCGTGCTCGTCCTGCCCGCCGTCGCGTTCGACCCGCCGTTCGACGAACGCGAACTGTGGCTCGAGCGCCTCCCGATCGAGACGGCCTACGAGATTCCCGGGGCCGATGGCCCGCTGTACGTGACCGCCGACACGCGCGTCGCCGTCACTACGACCGGGCTGGGCAAGGCGCCCGCGGCGACGACGGTCGCCGCACTCTGGGGTGCAGGCGGGCTCGATCTCTCCGAGACGTACTGGCTCTCGGCCGGTATCGCCGGGTCCGCACCGGCCAGGGCCGCGCTGGGCTCGGTCGTCGTCGCCGACGCCATCCTCGACTGGGATCGAAAGCACCGCTGGGATCCGACGGAGCTCGGTCCGCCGACTGAGGGGGACAATGTGAACGACCCCTCACCCGCTCGCGACGCCGATCGGTCCGCCGTCGAGCAACTCGCCTATCTTCCCGAGGATGCACTGTTCGACGTCGAGCCGGCGCTGGTCGAACTGGCTCGCGACGCCGCGTCCGACGTCGCGCTCACGACGGACCGCGGCGTGCGCGACTATCAGGAGACGTACCCCGACGCACCGGCGAGCGCTCCGGCGGTCGACGTCGGGCCGACCGTGACGAGCGACGAGTTCTGGCACGGCACCGGCGTGGCGCGCGAGGTCGACTCGCTCGCGGCGGCCTACGGGATCGACCCCTACGTCACGACGCAGATGGAAGACGCGGCCACGGCGACCGCGCTCGGCCGCTTCGACGCCGCCGATCGCTATCTGAGTCTGCGTGCCGTCGCGAACTACGATCGACCGGCTCCGGGTGAGACGGTTCACGACAGTTTCGAAGGAACGACCGACTCGGTCGCACTCGCGAGAGAGAACGTGGTACGGGTGGGTCTCGCCGTCGTCGATCGGCTGTGCGAACTGGCTGCCAGAACGCGATCCGGCGACTAG
- a CDS encoding 3-dehydroquinate synthase II: MTNEVWVKADDSVGDWEARRDRITAALEAGADWVLVDEADVERVRELGDINVAAFRTDGDVSLIDDAESDDEESMPDARIVGKDGEGDGTVSLPTDYSGSADLSTLRRDGEVPGGSYVRILDEEYERFAEEAATESAYTIVVGEDWTIIPLENLIARIGEETTLIAGVASAEEARTAFETLEIGADAVLLDTDDPGEISKTVGIRDAGDRERLDLTWGTVTSIEPIGSADRVCVDTGRLLDDDEGMLVGSLARGLVFVHAETADSPYVAARPFRVNAGAVHAYVRTPGGGTKYLSELQSGDEVQVVDRDGHTREAIVGRVKIEQRPMFRLALETGDGDTVETLLQNAETVSVATPDGKTAVTELEAGDEVGLYYEDTARHFGEAVDEQVIEK, translated from the coding sequence ATGACGAACGAAGTCTGGGTGAAAGCCGACGACAGCGTCGGTGACTGGGAGGCCCGCCGCGATCGGATCACGGCCGCGCTCGAAGCCGGTGCGGACTGGGTCCTGGTCGACGAAGCCGACGTCGAACGGGTGCGCGAACTCGGCGACATCAACGTCGCCGCGTTCCGAACTGACGGCGACGTCTCCCTGATCGACGACGCTGAATCCGACGACGAAGAATCCATGCCGGACGCCCGAATCGTGGGCAAGGACGGCGAAGGGGACGGCACCGTCTCCCTCCCGACGGACTACTCCGGCTCCGCCGACCTCTCGACGCTCCGACGCGACGGGGAGGTCCCCGGCGGGTCCTACGTCCGCATCCTCGACGAGGAGTACGAGCGGTTCGCCGAGGAGGCAGCCACCGAGTCGGCGTACACGATCGTCGTCGGCGAAGACTGGACGATCATCCCGCTCGAGAACCTCATCGCTCGCATCGGTGAGGAGACGACACTGATCGCCGGCGTGGCGAGTGCCGAAGAAGCACGGACGGCCTTCGAAACGCTCGAGATCGGTGCCGATGCCGTGTTACTCGATACCGACGATCCGGGCGAAATCAGCAAGACGGTCGGGATTCGCGACGCGGGCGATCGAGAACGCCTCGATCTCACGTGGGGGACGGTCACCTCCATCGAGCCGATCGGCTCGGCCGATCGCGTCTGCGTGGACACCGGCCGACTCCTGGACGACGACGAGGGCATGCTCGTCGGCTCGCTGGCCCGCGGCCTCGTCTTCGTCCACGCCGAGACGGCCGACTCGCCGTACGTCGCGGCCCGCCCCTTCCGGGTCAACGCCGGCGCCGTCCACGCCTACGTCAGAACGCCCGGCGGCGGAACGAAGTACCTCTCCGAACTCCAGAGCGGGGACGAGGTCCAGGTCGTCGACCGCGACGGCCACACGCGCGAGGCCATCGTCGGCCGCGTGAAGATCGAACAGCGACCGATGTTCCGGCTGGCACTGGAGACGGGCGACGGCGACACCGTCGAGACGCTCCTGCAGAACGCGGAGACGGTGTCCGTCGCGACGCCAGACGGGAAGACGGCGGTCACCGAACTCGAGGCGGGCGACGAGGT